TATGAATTATATAATGCTATATCAAATTCTGATTTTCGGAAGTTGAGACTACAGTAGGTATAGAGGGTCCAGAATGTACGATTTGAGGTAATCCCCCTTTGCCAGCGTCTCAAACTGAACCACAGAAGCCGACTCCAATCAATCATCTAACCATTTGGCGAATTAACGACGATTTAAACCAGAGCTGCCGCTGCTCATCCAGCGTTCATTACCTTGAAACAGGGTTTCTAGCCAATTCCAGTCCGTTTCAGTAGTGTGAGCACTGTGTTTGCCGTCACAATCGGTGATTGTTCGTACTCACCGGTCACGTCGATCTGCACCAATAGATCAACAGCACGCTAAATCGAATACAGCAAACAGGCAAACACGAGGTAGAAGAATCGCAGCACGAAGTTTTTCGACGTTGTCGCAGTCATGAACCGTTTGATTGATCTATATCATATTAACGGGGAGAGCACTACTATCCATTATATCACAGATATGGTGTTAATCTGAATCACTCATCACTTGGTAAATCGAGAGTCATCGTCTCCACCTCCCACTCACCATCAGGGAGACGTGCTTCCACTTCGAGTTCAACAAGCATCCCATCGTCAATTAGGTCCGCGACGCCGACCATCGTACTTGCGGGGAAATGAGGAAGCGAAAAGAATTCATGACGTACCTCATGGATTCGTGCTCTTGTTTCTGCGGTAAGAACCGACTCCCGAATGTAAAAACGGGTGACGGTCACGTCGTCCATCGACCCATCCAAATGATCCACAAGAAGTACCTTTAGGAACTCGAGTAGTGTGCGAACCTGCTTGGGCGCAGTATCGTCCTCAGGCCAAGCGAGGCCCGAGAATTCGACATGACGGTGGTCATCGTGATGGGTGATAACCGCAAGTGATGACGCGGTGGTCTCGGCCGATCCGTGTTCGAGATCGCTCAACTCAGGCGCGAGGATGGTTTTTTCATATCGATTTCACGCGGTGACGATAGAAAAAGATACCCCACAGACATTAGCAGGGAAGACTCTCACGCTTCCATCTCACAGAGCAGAACAGCCTCCATGCTGAGTGGATCCATTATATGCTGCACAACGCTGTGAATTCTCCCTTGGGCGTACAAGGTACTCTGACAATACATAGCCCCAGTTACCGAGTAGCTGATTCAGTAGCAAGCACCTCGAACGAAACCTCGGAGTCGCCCTGCCCGTTTGCATTGAGACCAGCCATCTCAACTTCTGGCGCCAAGTGGAAGATGAGACTATACCGGCAAGAGCATTGTAGATTACTCCAGACAGCCAGTCATGTTTCTGTATGCACGGGAATCAATCGGATATGATTCTTGTTTTTACTGGAGGCCAAATGTAAACTCGTCACCCATACATAATATTCATTTATCGCATGGTCTTATTGTGAATATGAATAATTCGGCAGAGAAGCGTGTAGATCAGACGATCACGATAGGAGCTGCTGTCCTATTGGCTGTGATGGGTCTCCCTGCAGTACTTTATTTTACTCTCTCACACTTTATTGGGGCATTCACCGCGAATATCGTCGCGTTAGCAACTTCGTTACTGGCCGCCCTAGCGGTAATATATGCATTCAGAAGAACAGGCACTTTCTCGGGATAAAATCTGTCTCGTTTCGACCACTAATGAGCTGGCTGTCGATTCTAGAGTACTTCTCAACTCCGCCAGCAAATATTATTGAAATTGATAAGCGATAATAGCTCCTTCTCTATGCATTGAGCGCACTAGTCTCATCTTCTGCTGATTTTGGAAGTTGCGACTATA
The Haladaptatus caseinilyticus DNA segment above includes these coding regions:
- a CDS encoding RidA family protein, which produces MSDLEHGSAETTASSLAVITHHDDHRHVEFSGLAWPEDDTAPKQVRTLLEFLKVLLVDHLDGSMDDVTVTRFYIRESVLTAETRARIHEVRHEFFSLPHFPASTMVGVADLIDDGMLVELEVEARLPDGEWEVETMTLDLPSDE